A stretch of DNA from Sphingobacteriales bacterium:
CCTGAGCTACTCCCGCAGTTTTTTTGAGGCCACAAAAGTAAATTGTTTTTCTGATTTGATGAAAAATTTTTTAAATTTTTCTGCATTGTTGAAAATACTGATAAAATTATTTTGACATGATATTCACTTCTGACTATAATTGTACCTTTGCAAAAAGTTTAATGTGATGATGCTACACGATTATGCAGGTTGGATTGGAACACCTGAAATTATTATCATTTTTGCGGCTCTCCTGCTTTTGTTTGGCGGGAAAAAAATACCCGAACTCATGAGAGGTATTGGAAGAGGTATCCGTGAATTTAATCAGGCAAAAGAAAAAGTAAAATCCGAGATTGAGGAAGGCATGAAAGGAGAGCCTGTAAAAGAGGAAAAAACGAAAAATTCTGAAAAAGACGATTGATTTCTGAATTTTGGAATAAGGCCATTGTCCCGTTTTGCCGACTCAGGCAGTTTCTTTTTTATGTCTATCTGTTTTTACCCTTCTTTTCTTTTTCACAGATTTCATTGATTAACAAGGTAAGTGATTCAGTTCAGACCGCACTGATCCGCGAACCTATTGACAATTTGATGAACGAGTGGTTCGTCAGCAGGATGATGGTTGACTCAAATGTAGCTCATTTAAACAAATACGGTTTTAAACCAGGCTATATCCCTGTATATGATGATTCGGTTTACATTCAACGCCTGAAAAATCTGCAAAGCCCGATACCACTCACTTACAATAAATATGTCAGGCGATATATTGAGCTTTATACCATTGAAAAAAGAAAACAGGTGGAAACCATGCTGGGGCTGGGATATTATTATTTCCCTGTTTTTGAAGAAGAGTTACATAAAAAAGGACTTCCGCTTGAGCTGAAATATATTCCTGTCATTGAATCGGCCTTAAACACACACGCTGTATCCCGAAGCGGGGCAACTGGTCTCTGGCAGTTTATGTATGCCACCGCACGCATGTATGACCTGAAAATTACTTCATGGGTGGACGAAAGACGTGATCCATTTAAACTCACTGAAAAAGCTGTTGAGTATTTTGATGATTTATACCATATATTTGGCAACTGGCTGTTTGCCATAGCCGCTTACAATTGCGGTCCGGGTACTCTAAACAAATGCATCATACAATCAGGGTATAAAACTGATTTCTGGGAGGTTTTTCCTTATCTGCCTCAGGAAACGCAGGGCTATGTACCGGCTTTTATCGCTGCCAATTATGTCATGAATTATTACATCGAGCATAATTTATATCCAAAAAACATCTATAATCCCGGACTTCTTGATACCATTCAGATCAGGAAAAGACTGAAGTTTGAGGTTATTGCCAGGGCACTTCAGATACCCGTTGAAGTAATCAGGGAATTAAATCCCCAGTATATGAAAGACGTTATTCCCCAGTCAGTTACCGGTGATTATTATGTCTTACGCCTTCCCCAGCAGAAAGCAGCCCTGTTTTATGCCCATCAGGACAGAATTTACCGTTATCAGGAATACCTCGACAGCAAGGAAAATGACAATCAGGTATATATTTCCCCAAAGACTTCAAATGAAAGTAAATCAAACGAAAACAGCTATATTTTAATAAAATATACCGTCAAAAAAGGCGATTATCTCAAACAGATAGCGGAGTGGTATGATTGTACCGAAAATGATCTGCTGAGGTGGAATAAAGAGGCAGCCAATGGCATACATCCCGGGCAGATACTCAACATTTACGTATTGACCGAAAAAGCCGAACATTATCAAAAGATCAACGACATGACGTTTGAGCAAAAACAGGAAATGATCGGGAAGAAAGTCAAGCAATCTGCTGAATTTCATTATTATACCGTTCAGGAAGGGGATACCCTCTGGTCAATTGCCAAAAAATATCCGGGCATTACACCTGATGAAATACTTGAAACCAATCAGATTGAATCAGGAAATATCAAACCCGGTCAGACCCTCAAAATAAAGAAAAAAATATAAACCTCGATGAAAGAAAAGTTAATCACACTTTTAATCTTGTCATTTCTCA
This window harbors:
- a CDS encoding twin-arginine translocase TatA/TatE family subunit; protein product: MLHDYAGWIGTPEIIIIFAALLLLFGGKKIPELMRGIGRGIREFNQAKEKVKSEIEEGMKGEPVKEEKTKNSEKDD
- a CDS encoding LysM peptidoglycan-binding domain-containing protein, with the protein product MISEFWNKAIVPFCRLRQFLFYVYLFLPFFSFSQISLINKVSDSVQTALIREPIDNLMNEWFVSRMMVDSNVAHLNKYGFKPGYIPVYDDSVYIQRLKNLQSPIPLTYNKYVRRYIELYTIEKRKQVETMLGLGYYYFPVFEEELHKKGLPLELKYIPVIESALNTHAVSRSGATGLWQFMYATARMYDLKITSWVDERRDPFKLTEKAVEYFDDLYHIFGNWLFAIAAYNCGPGTLNKCIIQSGYKTDFWEVFPYLPQETQGYVPAFIAANYVMNYYIEHNLYPKNIYNPGLLDTIQIRKRLKFEVIARALQIPVEVIRELNPQYMKDVIPQSVTGDYYVLRLPQQKAALFYAHQDRIYRYQEYLDSKENDNQVYISPKTSNESKSNENSYILIKYTVKKGDYLKQIAEWYDCTENDLLRWNKEAANGIHPGQILNIYVLTEKAEHYQKINDMTFEQKQEMIGKKVKQSAEFHYYTVQEGDTLWSIAKKYPGITPDEILETNQIESGNIKPGQTLKIKKKI